One stretch of Paenibacillus sp. AN1007 DNA includes these proteins:
- a CDS encoding MFS transporter — MNKKVYVLAIAAFVVGTVELILGGILDLIAADLHLSLAKAGYLISIFSLVYAVSAPILLNVTARFERKKVYMVTLFVFFISNLISAFSVNFYMLMAGRMLGAAAGSLIFVLSLTLASRIVSSEYKGRAVGIITMGGSASLILGVPIGIFIGNALGWREVFMLIAILTVLVMVAIGLAMDRVQPSPAVSLKNQLKALWNPKMLAIHTTTLLVLAGHLTLYAYFTPFLQETIGASAAAVTLIYMMFGLAAVAGGGIGGMLSDRLHPAKAIMIVLVPFMISMAVIPFSTGLPLIAFLLLLSLWGALSWTVTPVQNSLIIRTSPETSEILISTNSGVTHAGIALGTYIGGVVIDHSSIMNTGWVGSILVFGGLGFAVLAVNLKEKHVHAAA; from the coding sequence ATGAATAAAAAAGTATATGTTTTGGCGATTGCGGCCTTTGTTGTGGGAACCGTTGAACTGATTCTGGGCGGCATTCTGGACCTTATAGCAGCCGATCTTCATTTGTCTTTGGCGAAAGCCGGGTATCTCATCTCCATCTTTTCGCTGGTATATGCGGTGTCTGCGCCGATACTGTTAAATGTAACGGCCCGATTCGAGCGTAAAAAAGTATATATGGTTACGCTGTTTGTATTTTTTATCAGTAATCTGATCTCTGCTTTTAGTGTGAACTTTTACATGTTAATGGCAGGACGCATGCTGGGAGCTGCAGCAGGTTCACTTATTTTTGTGCTGTCTCTGACACTGGCATCCCGCATCGTATCTTCGGAGTACAAAGGGCGTGCTGTGGGTATCATTACGATGGGAGGAAGTGCTTCACTTATTCTCGGAGTGCCCATCGGTATCTTTATAGGTAATGCGCTGGGATGGCGTGAGGTGTTTATGCTGATCGCGATCCTGACGGTACTGGTAATGGTGGCTATCGGTTTGGCGATGGATCGTGTACAGCCTTCTCCAGCCGTGAGTCTGAAAAACCAGTTGAAGGCACTTTGGAATCCGAAGATGCTGGCGATTCATACAACAACACTGCTTGTCCTTGCAGGGCATTTAACCTTGTATGCCTATTTTACGCCTTTTCTGCAGGAGACGATTGGCGCTAGTGCGGCAGCAGTCACTTTGATATATATGATGTTCGGGCTTGCGGCAGTTGCCGGCGGGGGCATTGGCGGAATGTTATCTGATCGTCTTCATCCTGCCAAAGCCATTATGATCGTGCTGGTTCCGTTCATGATCAGTATGGCTGTTATTCCTTTCAGCACGGGACTGCCTTTAATCGCGTTTCTCCTGCTGCTCAGTTTATGGGGAGCACTTAGCTGGACCGTTACACCGGTGCAGAACAGTCTGATTATCAGGACCTCACCTGAGACATCCGAGATTCTGATTAGTACCAACTCAGGTGTGACCCACGCGGGTATCGCACTGGGAACTTATATCGGCGGGGTTGTCATTGACCATTCATCGATTATGAATACGGGCTGGGTTGGCTCGATTCTAGTGTTTGGGGGACTTGGTTTCGCGGTTCTTGCCGTTAATCTCAAAGAAAAGCATGTTCATGCGGCAGCATGA
- a CDS encoding helix-turn-helix domain-containing protein, whose protein sequence is MLQKFGFTQYESQVYEAVLAQDEPLDATTIVGASNVPKAKIYEVLNRLIDKGIVLTTMEGKKKLYMAVDLQTVIHKIKLDFENDLEALKQYKMKRTFTDEHIWTLKDESSIASNIEQLIEEADSSILFLAWNERMERYRELLEQKEKQGVYVEVLAVGGLESSLTRKYSLIPLLDAPEPSQLLIVDHAYLLFAGVENESWKAIKTMSKPVVKAMTDYFYHDVALTQITKKYGEQLLQDEEVARLLTRLIY, encoded by the coding sequence ATGCTGCAAAAATTCGGTTTTACCCAATATGAAAGTCAGGTTTACGAGGCTGTACTTGCGCAGGATGAGCCGCTGGATGCGACGACGATTGTAGGTGCCTCCAATGTACCCAAGGCCAAAATTTATGAAGTGCTCAATCGATTAATTGATAAAGGAATCGTGCTAACCACGATGGAGGGCAAGAAAAAACTGTATATGGCCGTTGATCTCCAGACCGTGATTCACAAAATCAAGCTTGATTTCGAGAACGATCTTGAGGCTTTGAAACAATACAAAATGAAACGCACCTTTACCGATGAGCACATCTGGACCCTAAAGGATGAGTCTTCAATCGCTTCTAATATTGAACAGCTGATTGAGGAGGCGGATTCGTCGATTCTTTTTCTCGCCTGGAACGAAAGGATGGAAAGATACCGTGAGCTGCTGGAGCAGAAGGAGAAGCAGGGTGTGTATGTTGAAGTGCTGGCAGTTGGGGGTCTGGAAAGTTCGCTGACTCGCAAATATTCACTTATTCCACTGCTGGATGCTCCCGAACCTTCGCAGCTGCTGATTGTAGACCATGCCTATTTGCTGTTCGCTGGCGTGGAGAATGAATCGTGGAAAGCGATCAAGACGATGTCCAAACCGGTTGTGAAAGCGATGACAGACTATTTTTATCATGATGTAGCTTTGACACAGATTACCAAAAAATATGGAGAGCAGCTGCTGCAGGATGAAGAAGTCGCACGACTGCTCACTCGGTTGATTTATTAA
- a CDS encoding DUF4023 family protein encodes MESTKDFVKKVNENAEKTRHNKNNGKGTPGDKLPNKQHSTNK; translated from the coding sequence GTGGAAAGCACAAAGGATTTTGTGAAAAAAGTTAACGAAAATGCCGAAAAGACACGTCATAACAAGAACAACGGTAAAGGTACGCCCGGTGACAAGCTTCCGAATAAGCAGCATTCCACAAACAAGTGA
- a CDS encoding TrkA family potassium uptake protein: MKKQFMVLGLGRFGSSLTRTLIENGHEVLAVDKNETLVQEISSIATHVVQADCTDKSVLQELGASNFSHAIVAIGEDLQASILATLLLKELNVPKVTAKAKNENHGSVLAKIGADQVVYPERDMATRLGNQLSSDNMIDSIELSPDYNLVEFKAPLSMHQQTLLELNIRANFGCTIIAIKTGNAINISPLAEDRVHSGDTLLLIGSNENIRNLESDYERNT, from the coding sequence ATGAAAAAACAGTTTATGGTTCTTGGACTCGGACGTTTCGGTTCAAGTTTAACACGCACACTAATCGAAAACGGACACGAGGTGCTTGCGGTAGACAAGAATGAGACTCTTGTGCAAGAAATATCATCGATTGCTACCCATGTGGTACAGGCGGATTGTACTGATAAATCAGTCCTCCAAGAACTTGGAGCCAGCAATTTTTCACATGCCATAGTAGCCATTGGTGAAGACCTTCAAGCCAGTATATTAGCAACACTCTTACTTAAGGAACTTAACGTTCCCAAAGTTACAGCAAAAGCTAAAAACGAAAACCACGGCAGTGTACTCGCCAAGATCGGGGCAGATCAGGTTGTGTACCCGGAACGGGATATGGCAACCAGATTGGGGAATCAGCTCAGTTCTGACAATATGATCGATTCCATTGAATTATCACCTGATTACAATTTAGTAGAGTTTAAAGCCCCGTTGAGTATGCACCAGCAAACGCTGCTCGAACTCAACATTAGAGCAAACTTCGGTTGTACAATCATTGCAATCAAAACGGGAAACGCGATCAATATCTCACCGCTGGCTGAGGATCGAGTGCACTCAGGAGACACACTTTTGTTGATTGGCAGTAACGAAAACATTCGAAATCTGGAGAGTGATTATGAACGGAATACATAA
- a CDS encoding TrkH family potassium uptake protein → MNGIHKRNAQSTLLSKLEWVVNILKNKTSPPQLIMMIFFALIWVGAVLLALPISSKSGHSIGMLDALFTATSAICVNGLVVLDTGSVFSTFGQVIIMILIQVGGLGFMTLGVMVAIILGKRIGLKQRLLIQQAANASSAQGLVKLSLYIVLIAFAFEALATIILTLRWHSELGFGQGLYYALFHSVSAFNNAGFSLWSDSLSPFVGDPVVNLTVILLFIIGGLGYMVVVDIFRKRSWRKLSLHSKIVLVGSSLLYIIGFIIIFLLENWNPATFADLSWGERVWAALFQGTAPRSSGFNTIEIGSMLATSQFFIIILMFIGASSGGTGGGIKINTFVVLVLATIQTFRGGGQVHAFERKIAEETVMRALAVVMSSLAFVLGISIILSITEGILENHFLDVLFEATSAFSTTGLSMGLTSELSAPGKLIVIFTMFAGRLGPLTLAFALAQKKHKSKIGYAEDHVLIG, encoded by the coding sequence ATGAACGGAATACATAAAAGAAACGCACAATCTACACTTTTATCCAAACTTGAATGGGTTGTAAATATTCTGAAAAATAAGACAAGTCCTCCTCAGCTTATTATGATGATTTTTTTCGCTTTAATCTGGGTGGGTGCTGTACTGCTTGCTTTACCGATCTCCTCGAAGAGCGGACACTCCATTGGAATGCTAGATGCCTTATTCACTGCAACTTCGGCGATATGTGTTAATGGATTGGTTGTGCTTGATACAGGAAGTGTATTTTCTACGTTTGGGCAGGTCATTATTATGATTTTAATACAAGTGGGCGGGTTGGGCTTTATGACTTTGGGTGTTATGGTCGCCATCATACTCGGTAAACGAATTGGCTTAAAGCAGCGGCTCCTTATACAACAAGCAGCGAACGCTTCATCTGCTCAAGGTTTGGTCAAACTCTCATTGTATATCGTTCTGATTGCCTTTGCTTTTGAAGCTCTTGCCACCATAATATTAACACTGCGCTGGCATAGTGAACTGGGATTCGGGCAGGGTCTTTATTATGCCCTGTTTCATTCAGTATCTGCATTCAACAATGCAGGGTTCTCCTTGTGGTCAGATAGTCTTTCACCGTTTGTAGGTGATCCGGTCGTCAATCTAACGGTTATCCTCCTCTTCATTATTGGAGGATTGGGTTACATGGTGGTTGTGGACATCTTCCGAAAACGATCATGGCGTAAGCTGTCCCTACACTCCAAAATTGTGTTGGTTGGCAGCTCCTTGTTATATATTATCGGGTTCATCATTATTTTTTTGCTGGAGAACTGGAATCCCGCTACGTTTGCGGACTTGTCGTGGGGTGAACGCGTCTGGGCTGCGTTGTTTCAAGGCACCGCACCACGCAGCTCCGGATTTAATACCATAGAGATCGGAAGCATGCTTGCAACTTCGCAGTTCTTTATCATTATCCTGATGTTTATCGGCGCTTCCTCTGGCGGAACAGGTGGCGGAATTAAAATCAACACCTTCGTCGTGCTTGTTCTGGCAACGATCCAAACCTTTCGGGGTGGTGGGCAAGTCCATGCATTTGAGCGGAAAATCGCAGAAGAAACCGTTATGCGGGCTCTCGCAGTTGTTATGAGTTCATTGGCGTTTGTATTAGGCATATCGATCATACTATCGATAACGGAAGGCATATTAGAGAATCATTTTCTTGATGTTCTGTTTGAAGCCACCTCAGCGTTTAGTACAACTGGACTTTCAATGGGCTTAACAAGCGAACTGAGCGCGCCAGGCAAATTGATTGTTATTTTCACAATGTTTGCTGGCCGATTAGGACCGTTAACGCTGGCATTCGCGTTAGCACAGAAAAAACATAAGTCCAAAATTGGTTATGCTGAAGATCATGTACTTATTGGTTAA
- a CDS encoding XRE family transcriptional regulator — MENINLILARNLKQLREQKKLSLDKVADMSGISKTMLGQIERGESNPSIATVWKIANGLKISFTALIHEPKSDTTIHLRENTKVLLEDGGRIRIYPHFSFEEGRHFEMYMMEMDEQSSLHAEPHIEGSEEFITVVEGELAIKVGGASYTLRQGDSIRFKADQPHAYYHSGAGSNKFSLVIYYSHV; from the coding sequence ATGGAAAATATTAATTTGATTCTGGCCCGGAACCTGAAGCAGTTAAGGGAACAAAAAAAACTTAGTTTGGACAAGGTTGCGGACATGTCGGGGATTAGTAAAACGATGCTGGGCCAGATTGAACGCGGAGAATCCAATCCGTCTATTGCAACCGTATGGAAAATTGCGAACGGTTTAAAAATATCGTTCACCGCATTGATTCATGAACCGAAGTCAGACACGACTATTCATCTGAGGGAGAACACCAAAGTGCTGCTGGAGGATGGGGGACGCATTCGTATTTATCCACATTTTTCTTTTGAAGAGGGGCGTCACTTCGAGATGTACATGATGGAGATGGATGAGCAGTCATCCCTGCATGCTGAACCCCATATTGAAGGGTCTGAGGAATTTATAACGGTTGTTGAAGGTGAACTTGCCATTAAGGTAGGGGGAGCCTCATATACGTTGAGGCAGGGAGATTCAATTCGTTTTAAGGCGGATCAACCGCATGCTTATTATCATTCGGGAGCAGGCAGTAACAAATTCAGCTTGGTGATATATTATTCACACGTGTAG
- a CDS encoding LysE family transporter gives MNILSLVAYAVIASFTPGPNNIISMTHAGKQGFRSTFPFISGVAAGCLLIMMMSGYFNLVLHEYIPVITPALNVLGCIYMLYLAFKIMRSTSHASEAEENPKHTYSFWFGFTLQLINPKVILYGLTAMSVFVLPHTQSHQLLLLYSLLLTLIGISANLTWAFGGSLFQPFLLKYERPFNIIMGILLICTAISMIK, from the coding sequence ATGAACATTCTTTCTTTAGTGGCTTATGCAGTGATTGCTTCTTTCACACCTGGACCCAACAATATTATCTCCATGACGCATGCAGGCAAGCAGGGATTCAGAAGCACGTTCCCTTTTATCAGCGGTGTTGCGGCCGGCTGTCTTCTAATCATGATGATGTCCGGTTACTTCAATCTTGTTCTCCACGAGTACATTCCGGTCATCACTCCAGCCTTAAACGTATTGGGATGTATTTATATGCTGTACCTGGCTTTTAAAATCATGAGAAGCACGTCTCACGCGAGCGAGGCTGAGGAAAATCCGAAGCATACCTATTCCTTTTGGTTCGGATTCACGCTGCAGCTGATTAATCCCAAGGTCATCCTGTATGGTCTTACTGCCATGTCGGTGTTCGTCCTGCCTCACACGCAGTCCCATCAACTGCTTCTGCTGTACTCGCTGCTGCTCACCTTGATCGGGATCAGTGCGAATCTGACCTGGGCATTTGGCGGAAGTCTATTTCAACCGTTCCTGCTGAAGTACGAACGCCCGTTTAATATCATCATGGGTATTTTGTTAATCTGCACCGCTATTTCTATGATCAAATAA
- a CDS encoding MBL fold metallo-hydrolase: protein MTKYENQIPTSAGMGIKSLTSILRDSMRRHAERRPSENIPMKRYQTASVLEASDQPQVTWFGHSAFLLEIEGHRLLFDPMFGDRPSPVSWAGTKRFSKELPVQPEELPDLHAIVISHDHYDHLDVSSIRKLKHKTNRFIVPLGVRKRLIQWGIPAAQITEHRWGDEFSFAGLTLACTPARHFSGRGLLDRNSTLWCSWVIAGRETKVFFSGDSGYGPHFKEIGSRYGPFDLTLMECGQYDERWSNIHMMPEETVQAHLDVGGYALIPIHWGAFTLAYHAWNEPAERVTRAARTMNVPVITPMIGETVKLKDEEYTFRPWWRSEKE from the coding sequence ATGACGAAATACGAAAATCAGATTCCAACGTCCGCCGGAATGGGCATAAAGTCTTTGACAAGTATATTGAGGGATTCCATGCGCAGACATGCGGAGCGAAGACCGTCAGAGAACATACCAATGAAGCGATATCAGACGGCTTCAGTGTTGGAGGCGTCTGATCAACCACAGGTGACGTGGTTCGGGCACTCCGCTTTTTTGCTTGAAATTGAAGGTCACAGGCTGCTCTTTGATCCGATGTTTGGCGATCGACCTTCACCTGTATCCTGGGCTGGAACGAAACGGTTCAGCAAAGAGCTGCCTGTACAGCCCGAAGAACTCCCTGATCTGCATGCCATCGTGATATCCCATGACCATTATGATCACCTTGATGTTTCATCCATTCGTAAATTAAAACATAAAACCAATCGTTTCATCGTGCCCCTAGGTGTACGTAAACGATTAATCCAATGGGGGATACCTGCCGCTCAGATCACGGAGCATCGGTGGGGCGATGAATTTTCTTTCGCGGGATTAACACTCGCCTGTACGCCTGCACGTCATTTTTCAGGCAGAGGTCTATTGGATCGAAATTCCACGTTATGGTGCTCATGGGTTATTGCAGGCCGGGAAACGAAAGTGTTTTTTAGCGGTGACAGCGGATATGGTCCGCATTTCAAGGAGATAGGAAGCAGGTATGGTCCCTTTGATCTGACTTTGATGGAATGCGGCCAATATGACGAACGTTGGTCCAACATTCATATGATGCCTGAGGAGACAGTACAGGCCCATCTGGATGTAGGCGGATATGCATTAATCCCCATTCATTGGGGGGCATTTACGCTCGCTTATCATGCCTGGAACGAACCGGCAGAGCGAGTAACCCGGGCCGCGCGTACTATGAACGTCCCGGTCATTACTCCCATGATAGGCGAGACAGTTAAGCTGAAAGACGAGGAATATACATTCCGGCCATGGTGGAGAAGCGAGAAGGAATAA
- a CDS encoding alpha/beta hydrolase, giving the protein MSKKWRKRLVKFLIFDLSLIIILLSSGLIYQQISSSQDEKTFTPPGKLYEVHGDKMHLYTGGEGDVTVVLASGWGTADPYVDYYPLYEKLAPYTKFAVYDRFGYGYSDRTDKKRDVDTVADELHELLQVSGQKPPYVLVAHSLGSLETLRFAQKYPDLVKGIVMIDGGSPEYYEKDEDNLADTIAGFGNQFRIKTGLFRLSMQVPAVVDASNANRNALKLVPEDLRKVDKTALLLNYGNANTIDELREMQANAKVVVDHKQPLPFPLTILTADYFGKAEPDWTKTQSEFQSWSTLSKQVTVKDTEHYIHQYHPDIAADEILKIVKK; this is encoded by the coding sequence ATGAGCAAAAAATGGCGCAAAAGACTTGTTAAATTTCTGATATTCGATCTGTCACTGATTATTATTCTGTTAAGTTCCGGTCTGATCTATCAGCAGATCAGTTCTTCACAAGATGAAAAAACATTTACACCTCCGGGCAAACTGTATGAAGTACATGGAGATAAAATGCACCTGTATACAGGGGGAGAAGGCGATGTGACAGTCGTTCTTGCCTCAGGCTGGGGAACAGCTGATCCTTATGTAGACTATTATCCTTTATATGAAAAGCTTGCCCCTTATACGAAATTCGCTGTATACGACCGCTTCGGCTATGGATACAGTGACAGAACCGATAAAAAACGGGATGTGGACACGGTCGCTGACGAACTGCATGAACTGCTTCAGGTATCTGGGCAAAAACCGCCTTACGTGCTCGTCGCTCACTCCCTTGGCTCATTAGAGACACTGCGGTTCGCACAGAAATATCCTGATCTGGTCAAAGGGATTGTGATGATTGATGGTGGAAGTCCTGAGTACTACGAGAAGGACGAGGATAACCTGGCGGACACCATTGCTGGTTTCGGGAATCAATTCCGCATCAAAACCGGACTTTTCCGGCTCAGTATGCAGGTCCCGGCAGTTGTTGATGCTTCTAATGCCAATCGCAATGCGTTAAAGCTGGTACCAGAGGATTTGAGAAAAGTAGATAAAACAGCCCTGCTTCTGAACTATGGCAATGCTAATACGATTGATGAGTTGCGTGAAATGCAAGCCAATGCCAAGGTAGTTGTTGATCACAAACAGCCTTTACCATTCCCGCTTACGATTCTGACCGCCGATTACTTTGGTAAGGCCGAGCCGGATTGGACAAAAACACAGAGTGAATTCCAATCCTGGTCAACTTTATCCAAACAAGTTACCGTCAAAGATACGGAGCATTACATTCATCAATACCACCCGGATATTGCAGCAGATGAAATCTTGAAGATCGTTAAGAAATAA
- a CDS encoding DHA2 family efflux MFS transporter permease subunit, which translates to MKADTAKDQQETQQYKVFPILFAMLLSGFIGLFGETALNVALTPLMGLLEVGPTAIQWLTTGYLLVLGVLVPVSGLLLQWFTTRQLFTTSLIFSIAGTLVAALAPGFEILLTARVLQAVGTALLLPLMFNTILVIFPIEKRGAAMGLIGLVIMFAPASGPSISGLILANLSWHWIFWISLPFFLISLVCGLLFLPNISKLTKPKIDVLSIVLSTLGFGGIVYGFSSAGGHGESGGGWTSPIVIATLVIGIVALLLFSIRQLRMKQPVMDLRAFKYPMFTIGLLLVFICMMMILSSMLILPMYLQQGMAVTALTAGLVLLPGSLLNGFLSPVMGRLFDKFGPKWLVIIGMAVVAVVLFLYTGIEATTPLIQIIMLHVFMMIGISMVMMPAQTNGLNQLPREYYPHGTAIMNTLQQVSGAIGTAVAVSILSAGQTRFLKSVDNPQNPENILAGFTSGVQNAFVFALVLALVGFVIALFVKRVKVGSAEKQKSSMH; encoded by the coding sequence ATGAAGGCTGATACAGCAAAAGATCAGCAAGAAACACAGCAGTACAAGGTTTTCCCGATTTTGTTCGCCATGCTGCTGAGCGGGTTTATAGGTTTATTTGGTGAAACGGCGCTAAATGTCGCTCTGACACCGCTAATGGGTCTGCTTGAGGTCGGACCAACAGCCATTCAATGGTTAACTACAGGATATCTGCTTGTACTTGGTGTTCTGGTGCCTGTTTCAGGCCTGCTGCTGCAGTGGTTTACGACCAGACAGTTATTTACCACATCATTAATATTTTCTATTGCAGGAACATTGGTTGCTGCACTTGCACCGGGCTTTGAAATTTTGTTGACAGCGCGTGTGCTGCAAGCAGTCGGCACAGCACTGCTGCTGCCGCTGATGTTTAACACCATTTTGGTCATCTTCCCCATTGAAAAGCGGGGAGCGGCAATGGGTTTGATTGGTCTTGTCATTATGTTTGCACCAGCGAGCGGTCCGAGTATTTCCGGTCTGATTCTGGCAAACTTAAGCTGGCACTGGATTTTCTGGATTTCGCTGCCCTTTTTCCTGATCTCCCTGGTGTGCGGACTGCTGTTCCTGCCGAACATCTCCAAGCTGACCAAGCCTAAAATCGATGTGCTGTCGATAGTTTTGTCTACACTCGGCTTTGGCGGGATCGTGTATGGCTTCAGCAGCGCAGGTGGGCATGGTGAGTCTGGCGGAGGCTGGACGAGCCCGATCGTGATTGCCACGCTTGTCATCGGTATCGTCGCACTGCTATTGTTCAGTATCCGTCAGTTAAGGATGAAACAACCTGTAATGGATCTTAGAGCGTTCAAATATCCGATGTTTACGATTGGTCTGCTGCTCGTCTTTATTTGTATGATGATGATTCTATCCTCCATGCTCATTCTGCCTATGTATCTGCAGCAGGGGATGGCGGTTACGGCACTTACCGCAGGACTGGTTCTGCTGCCAGGAAGCCTGCTCAATGGATTTTTGTCTCCAGTCATGGGCCGATTATTCGACAAGTTTGGACCGAAGTGGCTCGTGATCATCGGAATGGCGGTCGTAGCAGTTGTGCTGTTCCTATACACAGGCATCGAAGCGACGACACCTCTGATCCAGATTATTATGCTTCATGTCTTCATGATGATCGGAATTTCAATGGTGATGATGCCTGCACAGACGAACGGATTGAATCAACTGCCGCGTGAGTACTACCCTCATGGTACGGCAATTATGAATACACTTCAGCAGGTGTCGGGTGCCATTGGTACAGCTGTTGCTGTTAGTATTCTGAGTGCCGGACAGACTCGATTCCTGAAAAGCGTAGATAATCCGCAAAACCCTGAGAATATCCTCGCGGGATTCACATCAGGTGTACAGAATGCGTTTGTCTTTGCACTTGTTCTGGCCCTCGTTGGTTTCGTCATTGCATTATTTGTGAAAAGAGTGAAGGTTGGATCGGCCGAGAAACAGAAAAGCTCGATGCACTAA
- a CDS encoding TetR/AcrR family transcriptional regulator: protein MSEKSNARDLIVGTAARLFFSQGYHATGLNQIIKESNTPKGSLYHYFPQGKEELALECIQSANAHIMQKFEETFTAHETTAEGIRQFIYDMAYEAEASDYTGFLPFSFWAAVETSCISQQLRTASQNVFAGWQEIIARHLMLDGMSEEKARETALLVISLMEGALIITLTNQDKQPLLTAADYLSVVAKNVQQNQ from the coding sequence TTGAGTGAAAAGTCCAATGCCAGAGATCTTATCGTTGGCACAGCGGCGAGACTGTTTTTTTCACAAGGGTATCATGCGACCGGTCTGAATCAGATCATTAAGGAGAGTAACACGCCGAAAGGTTCGTTATATCATTATTTTCCACAGGGAAAAGAAGAACTGGCTCTCGAATGCATTCAATCAGCTAATGCACACATTATGCAAAAGTTTGAGGAAACCTTCACGGCCCATGAGACGACTGCAGAAGGAATCCGGCAATTCATTTATGATATGGCATATGAAGCCGAAGCCTCAGATTACACGGGATTTCTGCCATTCAGTTTCTGGGCTGCGGTGGAGACTTCCTGTATCAGTCAACAGCTGCGTACGGCATCACAGAACGTGTTTGCAGGATGGCAGGAAATCATAGCCAGGCATCTTATGCTGGATGGTATGAGTGAAGAGAAGGCTCGGGAGACAGCGCTGCTGGTTATTTCTCTGATGGAAGGCGCATTGATCATTACTCTGACCAATCAGGATAAACAGCCCCTGCTGACGGCTGCCGATTATTTGTCAGTTGTAGCGAAGAATGTCCAGCAGAATCAATAG
- a CDS encoding NAD(P)/FAD-dependent oxidoreductase, whose protein sequence is MHKEQHQLDVVIIGGGPAGLNASLVLGRARKHVMVIDNQKPRNWVTQETHGFLTMDGVSPREFRRIAKEEISAYPTVQFASDTVTDITGHDGEFVIVTAEGRQYEAKKILFAVGKRDLPLDITGLSEVYGKSAFVCPYCDGWELRDQQLVIIISAAHALHMAKVISGWTSQYTLCLNGNDSLQEEQLQELTRHGIQVYEGPIQTIISEEGMVSAVELTDGTRIPCTGIFFQPKLQTGSDLPKMLGCDVTETGTIVVDPQGKTSVPGVFSAGDAASELYQAITAASLGALTAVSINNELNFEAWDGDRT, encoded by the coding sequence ATGCATAAAGAGCAGCATCAATTGGATGTCGTTATTATAGGGGGAGGGCCAGCGGGGCTTAATGCTTCTCTGGTGCTTGGCAGAGCCAGAAAACATGTGATGGTCATCGATAATCAGAAACCCCGGAACTGGGTTACGCAGGAAACACATGGTTTTCTAACCATGGATGGAGTGAGCCCTCGCGAATTCCGCAGGATTGCGAAAGAAGAAATCTCTGCGTATCCTACGGTGCAATTTGCATCAGATACAGTGACGGACATAACAGGACATGACGGTGAGTTTGTTATTGTAACAGCCGAGGGAAGGCAGTATGAGGCCAAAAAGATTTTATTTGCCGTAGGTAAAAGAGACCTGCCATTGGATATTACGGGTTTATCCGAAGTTTATGGGAAAAGTGCTTTTGTATGTCCTTATTGTGATGGCTGGGAACTACGGGATCAGCAGCTTGTTATCATTATCAGTGCAGCCCATGCATTACATATGGCCAAAGTAATCTCCGGTTGGACAAGTCAGTATACGCTTTGTCTTAATGGAAACGATTCGTTACAAGAAGAACAACTGCAGGAGCTGACACGTCATGGTATCCAAGTATATGAAGGCCCGATACAAACCATTATATCTGAAGAGGGGATGGTCAGCGCAGTTGAACTTACGGATGGAACCCGAATTCCTTGTACGGGAATCTTCTTTCAGCCCAAACTCCAGACAGGCTCCGATTTGCCCAAAATGCTTGGATGCGATGTGACGGAGACGGGGACCATCGTTGTAGATCCGCAAGGAAAAACATCTGTGCCTGGTGTGTTTAGTGCCGGTGATGCGGCATCTGAACTGTATCAAGCGATCACGGCAGCCTCATTAGGAGCATTAACTGCCGTAAGTATTAACAATGAGTTGAATTTTGAAGCGTGGGATGGAGATAGGACGTAA